A genomic window from Lineus longissimus chromosome 17, tnLinLong1.2, whole genome shotgun sequence includes:
- the LOC135501470 gene encoding uncharacterized protein LOC135501470, giving the protein MGRKPNFSDAEKIRLIEAYDARKGLLVGKFSSNVSSRRKHDAWLEITDNVNSRNPHVVREMTELQKKWQNLTSAMKDEYREYKKALGKTGGGPPPKEPSIISQKVAAVIGEDDPSVYGIDGGFDSGAPKPKIATSVNTVPRLNITHSVATNDSSFSENEEENQTESFLQEPKMRTQKRKASSSLGCASAALASTSTKFQRLVQPSPVRSSLPNPCPPLPKNTEKDKTLKNLGNTDEMVVLQKELLASEKERCALEMDKLKLEKEKLVLEIKLLKMKTSKMEKEMENASVNSFQANDENIFTQL; this is encoded by the exons ATGGGGAGGAAACCGAACTTTTCTGATGCGGAAAAAATCCGCCTCATTGAGGCGTACGATGCTCGGAAAGGGTTACTAGTGGGGAAGTTTTCGTCAAATGTTTCATCGAGGCGCAAACATGATGCTTGGCTTGAAATAACAGATAACGTAAATAGTCGAAATCCGCATGTTGTGCGAGAAATGACAGAACTACAGAAAAAGTGGCAGAATCTGACATCAGCTATGAAGGACGAATATAGGGAATACAAAAAAGCGCTAGGAAAGACAG gtGGTGGACCCCCTCCTAAGGAACCGTCGATAATTTCACAGAAAGTTGCAGCTGTTATTGGCGAAGATGATCCATCCGTGTATGGTATAGATGGCGGCTTTGATAGCGGTGCACCGAAACCTAAAATCGCTACATCAGTAAATACTGTCCCGCGCCTGAATATCACCCACAGCGTTGCAACCAACGACAG ttctttcaGCGAGAATGAGGAAGAGAATCAAACTGAGTCTTTTCTTCAAGAACCCAAGATGCGGACACAAaaacgaaaagcttcatcatcCCTTGGTTGTGCCTCGGCAGCCCTCGCCAGTACCTCAACTAAATTCCAAAGATTGGTGCAGCCTTCTCCTGTGAGGTCTTCATTGCCTAATCCTTGCCCACCGCTTCCCAAGAACACTGAAAAGGATAAAACCCTAAAGAATTTAGGAAATACGGACGAGATGGTAGTACTGCAGAAAGAACTGCTTGCTTCTGAGAAGGAAAGATGTGCGCTCGAGATGGATAAGCTTAAActtgaaaaggaaaaattgGTTCTAGAAATtaaattgttgaaaatgaaaacaagtaagatggagaaggagatggaAAATGCTTCTGTAAATTCATTTCAGGCAAACgatgaaaacatatttacacagttgtaa
- the LOC135501747 gene encoding uncharacterized protein LOC135501747, protein MKTFLHYLASGGFHRQVGYAVGYAKPTAILHVTEVSDFFFDIAARHISFPEQDEFDQLAQPLVDIDGVERQVILFIDGVIVKIQKPDRAGDAYYCGRPGKCCDSINVQYVVDRFGRVRHVISGVPGSTHDKTAAEWSRELFDFLDQLPEEYVMLGDPAYRNLHRSVLITFTGNNLRQEQLDFNNRCTRLRQIVERSIGCTELIWRINQLKENRYAAKYGPVFPSKCTVATCVLHNLYTNFLA, encoded by the coding sequence ATGAAAACTTTTTTGCACTACCTCGCTTCAGGAGGCTTTCACAGACAGGTCGGTTATGCTGTTGGTTATGCTAAGCCAACTGCAATATTACATGTGACTGAGGTTTCTGACTTTTTCTTTGACATAGCTGCGCGTCATATTTCATTCCCTGAGCAGGATGAGTTTGATCAACTGGCCCAGCCTCTGGTTGATATCGACGGAGTTGAGCGGCAAGTGATTCTTTTCATAGACGGCGTTATTGTGAAAATCCAAAAGCCTGATAGGGCTGGTGATGCGTATTACTGTGGGAGGCCGGGGAAATGTTGCGACTCCATCAACGTGCAGTACGTTGTAGATCGATTTGGCAGGGTAAGACACGTTATAAGCGGAGTACCTGGATCGACGCACGACAAAACAGCGGCCGAGTGGTCTCGAGAATTGTTCGACTTCCTTGATCAACTTCCAGAGGAGTATGTTATGCTTGGTGATCCTGCCTACAGGAACCTGCACCGATCTGTGCTGATTACTTTTACTGGAAATAATCTTCGACAGGAACAACTAGATTTTAACAACAGATGCACTCGACTCCGTCAAATAGTTGAGAGGTCTATCGGATGTACTGAACTGATATGGAGGATCAATCAGCTAAAAGAGAATAGGTACGCTGCGAAATATGGCCctgtttttccatcaaaatgcaCTGTAGCAACATGCGTGTTACACAACCTTTACACCAATTTCTTGGCTTGA
- the LOC135500953 gene encoding piggyBac transposable element-derived protein 4-like — protein MAARSNRRMTVDDVVADLVAQSDSENEYLDDDLSGSDDSMPGVHNVQDATGGPNDAASSDDDDGAYVPPPVDDVTSERESSSDPNSALSDSDDAMQQAAAPQRGRGRGRGRGRARGRGRGRGQGNAPPPQPGANAVRNDPRIRDLQWRDHDGIVPLWCPQYTREHGATGQLQGKTPYDFFSLFFPEEAIDLIVTETNRYALHFFDTPVDFPTCSRFHDWEDVTAADVKIFLAIQIGMGLCSKPNLEDYWSDFWLTCTSGFTEYMPRNRYELISSFLHFSDNSLQPDRDTPGYDPLYKLRPLLDITGPTYQQHYIPERELSIDESMVKFKGRLSFKQYMPNKPIKWGVKVWALCESTSGYCLGWYPYTGKQNVTGLGLGYDVIDALTQNFHAYGHHLFYDNFYSSPFLSLQMMDHDIATCGTIRPDRIGYPRNFTDIRLARGAAPLFKKSGNLMACTWQDNKRVNVLSTIHGIGVNVNQVRDRKDATGFRQVHKPVCISEYNKYMGGVDLMDQLLQYYEFPHWSHKWYTPIYHRIREVAVVNGFILYKKVNPQGKMSHLKFRQGVIDGLVQGLASTRKRRGRQSLAADRDLRLTERHFGWTPTKNYKPDCSVCCDRKIKRVQTSDGCKNCNKPMCWPECFEVYHTVQDYRRVGRTISQRKYDARDAARNQQ, from the coding sequence GGCTGATCTTGTGGCCCAGTCTGACTCTGAAAATGAGTATTTGGACGATGATTTGAGTGGCAGTGATGATTCTATGCCcggtgtacataatgtacaggaTGCTACAGGGGGTCCCAATGATGCTGCatcctctgatgatgatgatggggcTTATGTCCCCCCACCAGTTGATGATGTTACTAGTGAAAGGGAAAGTTCTAGTGACCCAAACAGTGCCTTATCTGATTCTGATGATGCTATGCAACAGGCAGCTGCCCCCCAAAGAGGGAGAGGTAGAGGCAGAGGCAGGGGCAGAGCCAGAGGTAGGGGGCGTGGTCGAGGCCAAGGCAATGCTCCGCCACCTCAACCAGGGGCCAATGCAGTCAGAAATGACCCAAGGATCCGTGATCTACAGTGGCGTGACCATGATGGAATAGTCCCGCTATGGTGCCCTCAGTATACCAGAGAACATGGAGCTACTGGACAGTTGCAGGGAAAGACTCCTTATGATTTTTTCTCTCTGTTCTTTCCGGAAGAGGCCATTGATCTGATTGTTACAGAGACAAATCGATATGCACTGCATTTTTTTGATACTCCAGTTGATTTTCCTACTTGCTCCCGCTTCCATGATTGGGAAGATGTAACTGCTGCAGATGTGAAGATCTTTTTAGCAATACAAATAGGGATGGGGCTCTGCTCAAAACCAAATCTGGAAGATTACTGGAGTGATTTCTGGCTGACTTGTACGAGTGGGTTCACTGAATACATGCCACGCAACAGATACGAACTTATATCTAGTTTCCTGCACTTCAGTGACAACTCGTTGCAGCCAGACAGAGATACTCCAGGGTATGATCCATTGTATAAGCTTCGCCCACTGCTTGATATTACTGGTCCAACATATCAGCAGCACTACATTCCAGAACGAGAATTGTCAATTGATGAAAGTATGGTGAAATTCAAAGGACGACTATCTTTCAAGCAGTATATGCCCAACAAACCCATAAAGTGGGGAGTGAAAGTGTGGGCTTTGTGTGAAAGCACCAGTGGTTACTGCTTGGGTTGGTATCCCTACACAGGTAAACAAAACGTGACAGGACTAGGACTTGGGTACGATGTTATCGACGCCCTCACACAGAACTTTCATGCATATGGACATCATTTGTTTTATGACAATTTTTATTCCTCACCTTTTCTCAGTTTGCAAATGATGGATCATGATATTGCAACATGTGGTACCATCAGACCTGACCGCATTGGATATCCAAGAAACTTTACTGACATTCGCCTGGCTCGTGGTGCAGCCCCTCTGTTCAAGAAGTCAGGGAACCTCATGGCATGCACTTGGCAGGATAATAAGCGTGTGAATGTGTTGTCAACAATCCATGGCATTGGAGTGAATGTCAATCAGGTCAGGGACAGGAAAGATGCTACAGGCTTCAGACAAGTACATAAACCAGTTTGTATTTCTGAGTACAATAAGTATATGGGGGGCGTTGACCTGATGGATCAGCTGCTTCAGTACTATGAGTTCCCTCATTGGAGCCACAAGTGGTATACACCCATCTACCACCGTATTCGTGAAGTTGCAGTTGTAAATGGCTTCATTCTTTACAAGAAAGTCAATCCTCAGGGCAAGATGTCACATTTGAAGTTCAGACAAGGGGTTATTGATGGATTGGTACAAGGTTTGGCTTCAACCCGCAAGCGCCGTGGCCGTCAAAGTCTTGCAGCTGACAGGGATCTCCGCCTAACGGAGAGACATTTTGGCTGGACCCCTACCAAGAACTACAAGCCAGACTGCTCTGTCTGTTGTGATAGAAAGATAAAGAGGGTGCAAACTTCAGATGGTTGCAAAAACTGCAACAAGCCTATGTGTTGGCCAGAATGCTTTGAGGTCTATCACACGGTGCAGGACTATCGACGCGTTGGTAGGACCATTTCTCAAAGGAAATATGACGCCCGGGATGCTGCAAGGAACCAGCAGTAA